Genomic window (Desulforapulum autotrophicum HRM2):
CGTTCAATTATCTACTCCAAAATCATTCAAAAACAAGAATTCCATGGGGATCCAACAAATTTTTTCCATTTAACAGATGAAACAAACTGTATTCGTATTTCCAGAGGGCTCAGCATGGATGACTGCAGGCGTCTGTATCCGCTTATCCGATCAGCAGACACTTCCAAAGCCCGTCGTGTCGTTGAACAGGAATTAATGGCAAGACAGCCAGCGGGTTCAAAGGCCCCAATATTTCCCCAAAAAGCATAAGGAATGCTGAGAATTCAAACCAAACAAGGGACAACAGATATCCATGAAGGAGAAGCCGTTCTTGCAACAGCTGGTGAATGGATACGGTATAGCACGCCTGGTCCTGAAGGCGCAGAATACATGGCAATTTGTTTGCCGGCATTTTCTCCAGACAATGTACACAGGGATGATGACCTGATTTAGACCCCTAATCAGATAAAAACAAGTTCTATTCTTTCAATGCCGGCACCAGGGTGGATAAGACAGTCCTGGAATAGGTATCAAGTTCTTCAAACATGAGCCCCAGCCTGAGTTTATCATCGTCCCGCCCCAGGCTTTTAACCACAGCTATGGTAAAAAGGGTGTCAAAGCGGGCATAGGAGAATCTCAAGGATATCCGGCTGTTTCGGCTGATCTCATGGAAACCAAGACCATTGACAAGACACAGACACCCCCTTTCATTAATATTGAGCACCACCCCTTTTCTGGTGGAGACACCATCTTCAAGGACCACCTCAACGGGAAGGTAACATTCTATTCTTGGCCGGGAACGAATATTACAGCTTTCAACCTCATCTGGATAATCCAGAAACATGAGAAGGTCAGGTTCTTCAATCATGGTGAGAATCCGGGTGTCAAAACAAAAAACATCATCTGAACACACATACTTGACCCGAAGGATGTCGCCCCGTTTAAGGTGACTCTTTTTCCAGTTGATCTCCGACAAATGAACGATCAAATATTTTCCCACATGCATCCCGGCCATCTGGCTTGAGACTGAACGTTCAGGGTCACAGGGCTCAAGCAGCAACGGCGTACCAAGTTCGATGAAGAGCCTTCGGCTTTGATTGATCTCTGTTATATTTTTCATGATTTCACCTGCCGCCCCTTCTAAACAAAACCACTTTGATGGTCTCAAGAACAATTAAGATTTCCAGAAAAAAGGAAAGATTATTGATATAGTAAAGGTCGTAACGCAGTTTCTCAACGGAATCCCCCAGGGATGAACCATAGGGATACATCACCTGGGCCCACCCGGTAATCCCGGGTTTAACCGCATGCCTTTCAAGGTAATATGGGGTCACCCGGCTAATTTCCTCAACAAATTCAGGCCGCTCAGGCCTTGGCCCGATAAAGCTCATATCTCCTTTCAGCACATTAACAAGCTGGGGGAGTTCGTCAATTCGTGTCTTTCGCATGAAGGCTCCAATGGGCGTTACTCTGGGATCATTCTGCCGCGCCCAGGATGCACCGGTATCTTTTTCTGCATTGTCAGCCATGGACCTGAACTTAAAAATGGTGAAAGGCGTTCCGTTGACACCCACCCGTTTCTGCAAATAAAAGACAGGGCCTTTAGAGGTAAGCTTAATACCGCATGCGATGACAGGTAACAGGGGCAGGGTGAAAAGCAGAAGGGTTGATGCAAACAACACATCAACGATTCGCTTCATGAGCCGGATAAACGGGGTAATGAGAAAACCACTACTCTGGATAAGCCAGCTTGGATTGATCTCCTCAACCGGAATTTTTCCAGTGGTGACTTCAAAAAAGGAAGGATAATCCATGATCCTGACTCCCATCAGCTTGCAGGTGACAAGCTTCTCGATGATAAGATTCCCCCTCCTTTCCGTCAGGGCGATCACAATGGCATGGGCGTTATAGCGTTTTGACAGTTCAACAATGTCATCAATGGTCCCCACGATGGACGTGGTGGGCACGGTCACCGGATCACTGGCTGTTTTAACATACCCGGCAAGGGTGCGTCGACCCTTTGATGATGCAATCAGCTTTTCAACCTTTTCAGCCATGGCACCGGTACCAAGCACCAGGATGTTTTCGGCAAAGAAAAGAGAATTCGTTGATTTCTGATAAAGGATCTGCCAGCTGTTCTGAAGAATTAAAAAAAACAGCAGTGACAGGAAAAGCTCAACATAAATTCCCCTGAGACTGCTGAAAAGCAACAAAAGGACCGCAAATGAAAGGGCTGCCCCAAGGGCTGAGCGAATCAGTTTTATTTTAAAGATCAGCTTATCAGTGGTGTATACCTCGCACAGAAATGAACTAAAAAGAACCACCGGAAAAAAACAATAATGCCAGAGTAACGGAACTTTGCCTGGAAATGTTGACAGAATAGAGGGTATCAGGGAGATAAACGCAACCAAGAC
Coding sequences:
- a CDS encoding flagellar brake protein, which translates into the protein MKNITEINQSRRLFIELGTPLLLEPCDPERSVSSQMAGMHVGKYLIVHLSEINWKKSHLKRGDILRVKYVCSDDVFCFDTRILTMIEEPDLLMFLDYPDEVESCNIRSRPRIECYLPVEVVLEDGVSTRKGVVLNINERGCLCLVNGLGFHEISRNSRISLRFSYARFDTLFTIAVVKSLGRDDDKLRLGLMFEELDTYSRTVLSTLVPALKE
- a CDS encoding TIGR03013 family XrtA/PEP-CTERM system glycosyltransferase — its product is MALFSKGSPVRNLAILAGGDVLVAFISLIPSILSTFPGKVPLLWHYCFFPVVLFSSFLCEVYTTDKLIFKIKLIRSALGAALSFAVLLLLFSSLRGIYVELFLSLLFFLILQNSWQILYQKSTNSLFFAENILVLGTGAMAEKVEKLIASSKGRRTLAGYVKTASDPVTVPTTSIVGTIDDIVELSKRYNAHAIVIALTERRGNLIIEKLVTCKLMGVRIMDYPSFFEVTTGKIPVEEINPSWLIQSSGFLITPFIRLMKRIVDVLFASTLLLFTLPLLPVIACGIKLTSKGPVFYLQKRVGVNGTPFTIFKFRSMADNAEKDTGASWARQNDPRVTPIGAFMRKTRIDELPQLVNVLKGDMSFIGPRPERPEFVEEISRVTPYYLERHAVKPGITGWAQVMYPYGSSLGDSVEKLRYDLYYINNLSFFLEILIVLETIKVVLFRRGGR